One genomic segment of Panicum virgatum strain AP13 chromosome 2N, P.virgatum_v5, whole genome shotgun sequence includes these proteins:
- the LOC120660828 gene encoding cytochrome P450 76M5-like — MEASTLLWFLYVSLASCLLYKLFLSTKTSSGLARRPPGPAPLPLLGNILDLHGELHHALARLAKTHGPVMSLRLGATDAVVASTAAAARDVLQRYDHVLAARSVTDAGRAHGHHELSVIWLPSTSPLWKRLRAVGTSHLFSARGLDATRAAREEKARELVACLGRHAGEAVGVGRVVFSCVLNVVSNVLFSEDVADLSSDRAQELEMLVRDHVEEACKPNLSDLFPVLTKLDLQGRRLRSAEFIGRFYNFFDDIIARRINAGGGGGKKEDFLDVLLQLHSVDQLSLQTIKSFLLDLFAAGTDTNAITVEWTMAELLRHPAVMSKVRAELRDALGSKTHPDESDLDRLPYLRAVVMESLRLHPPSPMLMPHLAMADGAEVGGFAVPSGTKVIINLWAVMRDPAVWPEPDAFVPERFVGAGDADFRGKDRLEFMPFGAGRRACPGTPMATRVVPLLLASMLHAFEWRLPEGMQPGDVDVRDRFSTSLSMVTPLKAVPVPVPERP; from the exons ATGGAAGCTTCAACCCTGCTATGGTTCCTCTACGTCTCACTCGCCTCCTGCCTTCTCTATAAGCTCTTCCTTTCAACCAAGACGAGCTCCGGTCTGGCGAGGCGGCCGCCGGGCCCGGCGCCTCTGCCGCTCCTCGGCAACATCCTCGACCTCCACGGGGAGCTGCACCACGCCCTCGCCAGGCTTGCAAAGACGCACGGCCCTGTTATGTCCCTGAGGCTCGGCGCCACCGACGCCGTCgtggcctccaccgccgcggcggcgcgcgacgtGCTGCAGAGGTACGACCACGTCCTGGCGGCGCGGTCGGTGACGGACGccgggcgcgcgcacgggcacCACGAGCTCTCCGTCATCTGGCTCCCCAGCACCAGCCCGCTGTGGAAGCGGCTCCGCGCCGTGGGCACCAGCCACCTCTTCTCGGCGCGCGGGCTGGACgcgacgcgcgccgcgcggGAGGAGAAGGCGAGGGAGCTGGTCGCCTGCCTGGGCCgccacgccggcgaggccgtGGGCGTGGGGCGCGTCGTGTTCTCGTGCGTGCTCAACGTCGTGTCCAACGTGCTCTTCTCCGAGGACGTGGCCGACCTGAGCTCGGACCGCGCGCAGGAGCTGGAGATGCTGGTCAGGGACCATGTGGAGGAGGCCTGCAAGCCCAACCTCTCGGACCTCTTCCCCGTGCTCACCAAGCTCGACCTGCAGGGCCGGCGCCTGCGCAGCGCCGAGTTTATCGGCAGGTTCTACAACTTCTTCGACGATATCATCGCGCGACGCAtcaacgccggcggcggcggcggcaagaagGAGGATTTCTTAGACGTTCTGCTTCAGCTTCACTCGGTGGATCAGCTCAGCCTGCAAACTATCAAGTCCTTTCTTTTG GATCTCTTTGCCGCCGGAACGGACACGAACGCGATCACCGTCGAGTGGACGATGGCCGAgctgctccgccacccggccgtgatGTCCAAGGTCCGCGCCGAGCTGCGGGACGCGCTGGGCTCGAAGACTCACCCTGACGAGTCCGACCTCGACAGGCTGCCCTACCTCCGCGCCGTGGTGATGGAGTCGTTGCGGCTGCACCCGCCGAGCCCGATGCTAATGCCGCACCTGGCCATGGCCGACGGCGCGGAGGTGGGCGGCTTCGCGGTGCCGAGCGGCACCAAGGTGATCATCAACCTGTGGGCGGTCATGCGTGACCCGGCGGTGTGGCCGGAGCCCGACGCGTTCGTGCCGGAGCGGTTCGTGGGCGCGGGCGACGCGGACTTCCGCGGGAAGGACCGGCTGGAGTTCATGCCGTTCGGGGCCGGGCGGAGGGCGTGCCCCGGCACGCCCATGGCCACCCGGGTGGTGCCGCTGCTCCTGGCATCCATGCTGCACGCCTTCGAGTGGAGGCTGCCCGAGGGGATGCAGCCCGGGGACGTGGACGTCCGGGACCGGTTCAGCACGTCGCTCAGCATGGTCACGCCGCTCAAGgccgtgccggtgccggtgccggagcGCCCGTGA